The genomic stretch TAAATGTTTCTATTTGTTACTACTTATAAGAAACTAAACTGAATACACCTCGGTGTTTGAAATACTCAAATCAAAGCTTCATCAAAGAACAAGACTCGTTCCGTATCTCGAAAAACAAAGCTTTAAATATAGCAAATGACACCATTTTTATAGATACAACTCTGTCATTTGATTATTACGAAAATTGGGGGCATTTCATGCAGGTTATCATTCCACTCGCAGGAAAAGGTACAAGGCTACAACCCTTAACAAACACGACGCCAAAACCATTGCTCAATGTTGCGGGAAAGCCAGTTTTAGCGCACATTCTTGATAAACTAGCTGCATTAGATATTGAGGAGTATGTATTCATTATTGGCCACCTTGGTGAACAGGTTAGAGAATATATTACTCTGAACTATTCTCTGAATGCGCGATTTATCGAGCAAAGAGAGATGAAAGGACAGGCCCATGCTATCGCACTGGCAAAGCCTTATATCCATAGTCCGGTGTTAATTGTTTTCGTTGATACTATCTTTGAGGCAAATCTTAACCAGCTTGAGAATCTTTCTGCCGATGGTGCGATCTATGTCAAGGAGGTTGAGGATGCTCGGAAATTTGGTGTTGTGATCCATGACGCTGCACAACGAGTAACCCAATTTATCGAAAAACCAGAACACCCACCAAACAATTTAGTCAATATTGGTCTTTATTACATCAAAGAACACCAAAAATTATTTTCCAGTATAGGACACATGATGAAACAAGGAAAACATCTCAACGGTGAGTTCTATCTTGTTGATGCCCTTCAGAGGATGGTTGAGACAGGTACGCATTTTACCGTACTTCCCGTGCAGACATGGCTTGACTGTGGAAACCCAGAGACATTATTGGCAACAAACAGGTATCTCTTGACACAGATGCAGCCGTCGCTGACTGATACCGTTCTTCCCTATCAAGAGAATGGTACAGCACACACGAAAAGTATCACCATTATACCGCCAGTTCACATTGGTAATAATGTTGTCCTCAAAAATGTGACCATTGGTCCTTATGTAACGCTTGAGAATGGCGTCATCATCGAAGATAGCACGATCAAAGATAGTATTGTCCACAAGAATGCGATGCTTACGCAAGCAGTATTAACCAAGGCAATTATTGGAAAACACGCACATGTACGAGCGGTAACACAAGAAGGCTTAATGGTTGGTGATCAGCAAAATACGATGGCAGAGCATGGTACTTATTCATTATGATCGTACTAGCGGTACGATAAAAA from Candidatus Woesearchaeota archaeon encodes the following:
- a CDS encoding NTP transferase domain-containing protein, producing MQVIIPLAGKGTRLQPLTNTTPKPLLNVAGKPVLAHILDKLAALDIEEYVFIIGHLGEQVREYITLNYSLNARFIEQREMKGQAHAIALAKPYIHSPVLIVFVDTIFEANLNQLENLSADGAIYVKEVEDARKFGVVIHDAAQRVTQFIEKPEHPPNNLVNIGLYYIKEHQKLFSSIGHMMKQGKHLNGEFYLVDALQRMVETGTHFTVLPVQTWLDCGNPETLLATNRYLLTQMQPSLTDTVLPYQENGTAHTKSITIIPPVHIGNNVVLKNVTIGPYVTLENGVIIEDSTIKDSIVHKNAMLTQAVLTKAIIGKHAHVRAVTQEGLMVGDQQNTMAEHGTYSL